A genomic stretch from Campylobacter lari subsp. concheus includes:
- a CDS encoding aldolase catalytic domain-containing protein, translating into MRIGVLDCTLRDGGYLNNWKFGKGVIANIVERLGLSKVDYIELGFLKNDSYLDLDSSHITDIRNIMLKPNNSLFVAMIEIGEYDISNIPQRDNNILIFGFRLMFRKKQLMEAGGIAEKLQRLGYNVLLQPVNIMDYNLQELTMLIQLSNKINPYAVYIVDTYGFMNKYDLMEKFFILDSNLNKNIKLGYHSHNNLQLAYSNCVELIEHNTQREIILDSSVFGMGKGAGNANTELILSYLNEKFEANYDIDQILEIIDIYISKEKELNPWGYSLLYYLAAITKTHHSYVRFLLNKKTLSIKSVKEILISLAEDKKMVYDEEYISQKYFQYQSKNINSEEDLKKLKKEIEGFEILLLGLGLSTQEEKSKIVKLKKQNCKFKIIAINYIPEDIKVDCVFISNAKRYGQIISPVSDIKIILTSNINPGVLKPDFVLNYSSIVDEVILSDFGGIMMLKLLVQMGVKKCFIVGFDGFKGRNLYIDKAYDFNNHDNNIESKFETSFKEIAKQINIINIAELNENNL; encoded by the coding sequence ATGAGAATTGGTGTGTTAGATTGTACTCTTAGAGATGGCGGATATTTAAATAATTGGAAATTTGGAAAAGGTGTTATTGCTAATATTGTAGAAAGACTAGGATTGTCTAAAGTTGATTACATAGAACTCGGTTTTTTAAAAAATGATTCCTATTTAGATCTTGATAGTAGTCATATTACAGATATTAGGAATATTATGTTAAAACCGAATAATTCTTTATTTGTCGCTATGATAGAAATAGGCGAATACGATATATCAAATATTCCTCAACGTGATAATAATATCTTAATTTTTGGATTTAGATTGATGTTTAGAAAAAAACAATTGATGGAAGCGGGAGGGATCGCAGAAAAATTGCAAAGATTGGGATATAATGTTCTTTTGCAACCAGTTAATATTATGGATTATAATTTACAAGAGTTGACAATGCTGATTCAGCTTTCTAATAAAATTAATCCTTATGCTGTTTATATCGTTGATACATATGGCTTTATGAATAAATACGATTTAATGGAAAAATTTTTTATCTTGGATAGTAACTTAAATAAAAATATAAAGTTAGGTTATCATTCGCATAATAATCTACAATTAGCTTATTCAAATTGTGTTGAGCTGATTGAGCATAATACCCAAAGAGAAATTATACTAGATTCGTCTGTGTTTGGAATGGGAAAAGGTGCGGGTAACGCTAATACAGAATTAATACTATCGTATCTAAATGAAAAATTTGAAGCCAATTATGATATTGATCAAATATTAGAGATTATTGATATTTATATCTCAAAAGAAAAAGAACTAAATCCTTGGGGATATTCGTTATTGTATTATTTGGCTGCTATAACTAAGACCCATCATTCTTATGTGAGATTTTTACTCAATAAAAAAACATTGTCAATTAAATCTGTTAAAGAAATTCTTATATCGCTTGCAGAAGATAAGAAAATGGTTTATGATGAAGAATATATTAGTCAGAAGTATTTTCAATATCAATCTAAAAATATTAATAGCGAAGAAGATTTGAAAAAATTAAAAAAAGAAATTGAAGGTTTTGAAATCTTGCTGTTAGGATTGGGATTAAGTACGCAAGAAGAAAAAAGCAAAATAGTAAAACTAAAAAAACAAAATTGTAAATTTAAAATCATTGCAATTAATTATATACCAGAAGATATAAAAGTTGATTGCGTATTTATTAGCAATGCGAAAAGATATGGTCAAATAATAAGTCCTGTAAGTGATATTAAAATTATTTTAACATCAAATATAAATCCCGGAGTTTTAAAACCAGATTTTGTTTTAAATTATAGTAGTATAGTTGATGAAGTAATTTTGTCTGATTTTGGCGGTATTATGATGCTTAAATTATTGGTGCAAATGGGTGTGAAAAAATGTTTTATAGTTGGTTTTGATGGTTTTAAAGGTAGAAATCTTTATATAGACAAAGCATATGATTTTAATAATCATGATAATAATATTGAAAGTAAATTTGAGACTTCGTTTAAAGAAATTGCCAAGCAAATTAATATTATAAATATTGCAGAATTAAATGAGAATAATTTATGA
- a CDS encoding CgeB family protein has protein sequence MLKIALIADELTYASLKVEDGVIIKNITPLNYKLVFYFWKPDFLFVESAWHGFKNKWKYKIASYPDYPKRNNRKLQKLVNSAKMLNIPTVFWNKEDYVHFDRFINSAKLFDFIFTVDENCISKYKSYVGKNSYVGVLPFAVQSKFHNFTGFNFISTKANFVGSYSKHIHEKRRFYQDMMFKLSSKINNLDVYDRNSNRKSINYRYPNFKGMQIYPSVEYEKTAEIYKKYLISLNVNTIENSPTMFSRRLIEIIACGGVAITNHTPAVEKYFKDYCYSFQTEEELKDLLYRFKKDGLNEDDKIRLKKGVEFIVKNHTWKQRLEQIIDAIGIKKC, from the coding sequence ATGTTAAAAATAGCCTTAATTGCTGATGAATTAACCTATGCTTCTTTAAAAGTAGAGGATGGGGTAATTATAAAAAATATCACTCCATTAAATTATAAATTAGTATTTTATTTTTGGAAACCTGATTTTTTATTTGTTGAGTCAGCTTGGCATGGTTTTAAAAATAAATGGAAATATAAAATTGCTTCATATCCTGATTATCCAAAGAGAAATAACAGAAAATTACAAAAGCTTGTTAATTCTGCAAAAATGTTAAATATTCCTACGGTATTTTGGAATAAAGAAGATTATGTGCATTTTGATAGATTTATCAATAGTGCAAAATTGTTTGATTTTATATTTACTGTTGATGAAAATTGTATATCAAAATATAAATCTTATGTAGGAAAAAATTCTTATGTAGGTGTTTTACCTTTTGCTGTTCAATCTAAATTTCATAATTTTACTGGATTTAATTTTATATCAACTAAGGCGAATTTTGTTGGAAGTTATTCAAAGCATATACATGAAAAAAGAAGATTTTATCAAGATATGATGTTTAAATTATCATCCAAGATAAATAACCTTGATGTTTATGATAGAAATTCAAATAGAAAATCTATAAATTATAGATATCCAAATTTTAAAGGTATGCAAATTTATCCTTCAGTTGAGTATGAAAAAACTGCAGAAATATATAAAAAATATCTAATTTCTTTAAATGTTAATACTATAGAAAATTCCCCTACCATGTTTTCAAGAAGACTTATAGAGATTATAGCTTGTGGAGGTGTAGCTATTACTAATCATACGCCAGCTGTTGAAAAATATTTCAAAGACTATTGCTATTCATTTCAAACCGAGGAAGAATTAAAAGATTTACTATATAGGTTTAAAAAAGATGGTTTAAATGAAGATGATAAGATAAGGTTGAAAAAAGGAGTAGAATTTATTGTAAAAAATCATACGTGGAAACAAAGATTAGAACAAATTATAGATGCTATAGGTATAAAAAAGTGCTAA
- a CDS encoding capsular polysaccharide biosynthesis protein, translating to MLNGYCFYINNFIQIFYKKKFTGWGRKRTGRWASFLYKKFNGSLILLEDGFLRSLNLGVEKSPSFSIVKDDVGIYYDATAPSKLENILNTYEFSYEELEQAKKTIELIKKEKLSKYNNNLCIPKELFGTNEERVLIITQVANDASLKFGLAGSFSTQDMINEAIKENPNTKIYIKIHPDVLSGKKQSDFDVQDLPNNCVVIKENYNPIELLSYFKKVYTKTSGMGFEALMLGCECVCYGMPFYAGWGLTQDKQICKRRLKKRTLEEVFYAAYILYSEYFNPYLNQKSDIFDTIYTLAKYKKIEQANSNTLYFLGFSKWKREFVKPFFKAKNNKVIFLNSLDELYKAKLNFEDKIFIWGKKYDKTSLAKDFNNEIFLVEDGFLRSVFLGSDLTRPFSLIVDSKGLYVDPSKPSDLEDILQNYVFDENLKQRAEKLITTITQNKFSKYNGLKHETLNFNTNKKIILIPAQVEDDASMILGGAGYDTLKLLQSVRKANENAFIVFKPHPDVLSGNRKGLKDKSIILKYCDEIIENVSIDSAINACDEVHTITSTSGFDALLRGKKVVVYGKPFYAGWGLTSDLYEIPRRTRVLSLEELVTGVLILYPRYIHPKSKNLCEVELALDIMLKMQKDYFSKFYLRWFIDIRIYILRKIRRLIEFILIR from the coding sequence GTGCTAAATGGTTATTGTTTTTATATAAACAATTTTATTCAAATATTTTATAAAAAAAAATTCACAGGATGGGGAAGAAAACGCACTGGCAGATGGGCTTCTTTTTTATATAAAAAATTTAATGGTTCTTTGATTTTGCTAGAGGACGGCTTTTTGCGCTCATTAAATTTAGGTGTAGAAAAAAGTCCAAGTTTTTCTATCGTCAAAGATGATGTAGGAATTTATTACGATGCAACTGCACCATCTAAGCTTGAAAATATTTTAAATACCTATGAATTCAGCTATGAGGAGTTAGAGCAAGCAAAAAAGACCATAGAGCTTATAAAAAAAGAAAAGCTTAGCAAATATAATAATAACCTTTGCATACCAAAAGAGCTTTTTGGTACTAATGAAGAACGCGTATTGATCATCACTCAAGTAGCAAATGATGCTTCGTTAAAATTTGGTTTAGCTGGTAGTTTTTCAACTCAAGATATGATAAATGAAGCTATTAAGGAAAACCCAAATACTAAAATATATATTAAAATTCATCCCGATGTATTAAGTGGTAAAAAACAAAGTGATTTTGATGTGCAAGATTTGCCAAATAATTGTGTAGTTATAAAAGAAAATTATAATCCCATAGAACTATTAAGTTATTTTAAAAAAGTCTATACTAAGACTTCTGGTATGGGTTTTGAAGCTTTGATGTTGGGATGCGAATGTGTGTGTTATGGCATGCCATTTTATGCAGGTTGGGGTTTAACGCAAGATAAACAAATATGCAAAAGAAGGCTTAAAAAAAGAACTTTAGAAGAGGTTTTTTATGCTGCTTATATTTTATATAGCGAGTATTTTAATCCTTATTTAAATCAAAAAAGTGATATTTTTGATACTATTTATACCCTAGCAAAATATAAAAAGATAGAGCAAGCTAATTCAAATACTTTGTATTTTTTAGGTTTTTCTAAATGGAAAAGAGAGTTTGTAAAACCTTTTTTTAAAGCTAAAAATAATAAAGTCATTTTTTTAAACTCACTTGATGAGCTTTATAAAGCTAAGTTAAATTTTGAAGATAAAATTTTCATTTGGGGTAAAAAGTATGATAAAACTTCACTGGCTAAAGATTTTAATAATGAAATTTTCTTAGTAGAAGATGGCTTTTTACGCTCTGTTTTTTTAGGTTCAGATCTTACACGTCCTTTTTCTTTGATAGTAGATAGCAAGGGTTTGTATGTAGATCCAAGCAAGCCAAGTGATTTAGAAGATATTTTACAAAATTATGTTTTTGATGAAAATCTAAAACAAAGAGCCGAAAAACTCATTACTACCATTACACAAAATAAATTTTCAAAGTATAATGGTTTAAAACATGAAACATTAAATTTTAATACCAATAAAAAAATCATCTTAATCCCAGCTCAAGTAGAAGATGATGCTTCTATGATCTTAGGTGGTGCAGGTTATGATACTTTAAAACTTTTACAAAGTGTAAGAAAGGCCAATGAAAACGCCTTTATAGTTTTTAAACCCCATCCTGATGTTTTAAGCGGTAACCGTAAGGGTTTAAAAGATAAAAGCATTATTTTAAAATACTGCGATGAGATTATAGAAAATGTTAGCATAGATAGCGCTATAAATGCATGCGATGAAGTGCATACTATAACTTCTACAAGTGGTTTTGACGCTCTTTTGCGTGGTAAAAAAGTAGTGGTATATGGTAAACCTTTTTATGCTGGCTGGGGCTTGACAAGCGATTTATATGAAATTCCAAGACGCACAAGAGTGCTTAGTTTAGAAGAGCTTGTTACGGGGGTTTTGATCCTTTATCCAAGATACATCCATCCAAAAAGTAAAAATTTATGTGAAGTTGAGCTTGCTTTAGATATAATGTTAAAAATGCAAAAAGATTATTTTTCTAAATTTTATTTACGTTGGTTTATAGATATAAGAATTTATATATTAAGAAAAATAAGAAGATTAATAGAATTTATTTTGATTAGATGA
- the kpsS gene encoding capsule polysaccharide modification protein KpsS, producing the protein MNLSKKLKKFSGKNVLLLQGPVGGFFRKIATKIPKAKVYKVNFNGGDFLFYPFKSINYTKSLAELEDFYKKLFEEKQIQVILMYNDCRKVHEIAISVAKQMGIEVWIFEEGYIRPNFITFEKDGVNANSTLPREKEFYLSQKKFDKDFKFKTFSSTFKNMAFASFLYWFFAFLFSWYFNNSLHHRSLKLFDFLPWFCSVYRKNKYKITEKSLNEKILSLKQKYFLAILQVHNDTQLSHHYKKSTEKFIEEVIVSFANHAKAKSYLVFKHHPMDRGYRDYTKLIEDLSLKYNVEGRILYVHDLHLPTLLINARGTIVINSTVGLSALYHNSPLKVMGKAFYDIEGLTYQKSLHTFWKECRAYKPDAVLHAKFRNYVIYKTQVNGNFFKNTSLD; encoded by the coding sequence ATGAATTTAAGTAAGAAATTAAAAAAATTTTCTGGTAAAAATGTTTTATTGCTCCAAGGGCCCGTGGGTGGATTTTTTCGTAAAATTGCTACAAAAATCCCAAAAGCTAAGGTTTATAAAGTAAATTTTAATGGAGGAGATTTTTTATTTTATCCTTTTAAAAGTATTAATTATACCAAAAGCTTAGCCGAGCTTGAAGACTTTTATAAAAAGCTTTTTGAAGAAAAGCAAATTCAAGTTATTTTGATGTATAATGATTGTAGAAAAGTTCATGAGATAGCCATCAGTGTAGCCAAGCAAATGGGTATTGAAGTATGGATTTTTGAAGAAGGTTACATAAGACCAAACTTCATTACTTTTGAAAAAGATGGAGTGAATGCAAACTCGACCCTACCAAGAGAAAAAGAATTTTATCTAAGTCAGAAAAAATTTGATAAAGATTTTAAATTTAAAACTTTTTCAAGTACTTTTAAAAATATGGCTTTTGCTTCATTTTTGTATTGGTTTTTTGCTTTTTTATTTTCTTGGTATTTTAATAATTCTTTACACCATAGAAGTTTAAAATTATTTGACTTTTTGCCTTGGTTTTGCTCAGTATATAGAAAAAACAAATACAAAATCACAGAAAAAAGTTTAAACGAGAAAATTCTTTCTTTAAAACAAAAGTATTTTTTAGCTATTTTGCAAGTGCATAATGATACTCAACTATCCCATCACTATAAAAAAAGTACAGAAAAATTTATAGAAGAAGTGATTGTTTCTTTTGCTAATCATGCTAAAGCAAAATCCTATCTAGTTTTTAAGCATCATCCTATGGATCGTGGTTATAGGGATTACACAAAACTTATAGAAGATTTGAGCTTAAAATACAATGTTGAGGGTAGAATTTTATATGTACATGACTTACACTTACCTACACTCTTAATCAATGCAAGAGGTACTATAGTCATAAATAGCACAGTAGGACTTTCTGCTTTATATCACAACAGCCCTTTAAAAGTTATGGGAAAAGCCTTTTATGATATAGAAGGTTTAACTTATCAAAAAAGCTTGCATACTTTTTGGAAAGAGTGTAGAGCATATAAGCCTGATGCGGTTTTGCACGCTAAATTTAGAAATTATGTGATATATAAAACCCAAGTCAATGGAAATTTCTTCAAAAATACTAGTTTAGATTAA
- a CDS encoding SGNH/GDSL hydrolase family protein → MDVILLGGSNSVVKNGLRIGLENKDITLHNYALGLSTSLQNLYELMRHENTINKSDFIISESNINDYLSPMSLNIILRNIDYFYEELYKANKTTIVLTLPIPACNDKSKAINEAHRKNCAYYGFNLIDVDLYYQKNNLYNFDQNYKFHPMPLAMQELGKNIIKNLHSFKKSKENIICSKRKYHIFAPSNLTKIEHKNSFFCEKITKIKVGEKIIFPKELKGCQILGIHTWNHTSSSTHAISSISIENSSFKLVKNFGLINTFQDIQNEKAICDEQTFLYVNTQIIKQSEESSGLNMANEKTLRLNYVDLIGILLLENDSDKRIEYKNHLINTHELLIPPIAFYKELALEYHELVKLDTQTFLQSQNHNLLRFLNHKGLKNEYEIFIHENNQLYGASLRIKERLSYKLGEAIMKNSKSYLGYFKIPFELRKVKKEHFKNQKDQKNLPPLKAYADYKHAQIAKTHLPYLLGNALLQASKTPFKLGYLTLPFKLKKIAKNYKKKF, encoded by the coding sequence ATGGATGTAATCTTACTAGGTGGCAGCAATAGTGTAGTTAAAAATGGTCTTAGAATAGGTCTTGAAAATAAAGACATTACGCTACATAATTATGCTTTAGGACTTAGCACTTCTTTGCAAAATCTTTATGAGCTAATGCGCCATGAAAATACTATAAATAAAAGTGATTTTATCATTAGTGAATCAAATATCAATGATTATTTAAGCCCTATGAGTTTAAATATTATACTTAGAAATATTGATTATTTTTACGAAGAACTTTACAAAGCAAATAAAACCACCATAGTACTTACACTCCCTATACCAGCTTGTAATGATAAATCAAAAGCTATCAATGAAGCTCATAGGAAAAATTGTGCTTATTATGGTTTTAATCTAATTGATGTAGATCTTTACTACCAAAAAAATAATCTTTATAATTTTGATCAAAATTACAAATTCCACCCTATGCCACTAGCCATGCAAGAGCTTGGTAAAAATATCATTAAAAATTTACACAGCTTCAAAAAATCTAAAGAAAATATTATTTGTTCAAAAAGAAAATATCACATCTTTGCACCTTCAAATTTAACTAAAATAGAGCATAAAAACTCATTTTTTTGTGAAAAAATCACAAAGATTAAAGTCGGAGAAAAAATCATTTTTCCAAAAGAGCTAAAAGGCTGTCAAATTTTAGGTATACACACCTGGAATCACACTAGCTCATCAACCCATGCTATATCATCTATAAGCATTGAAAACTCATCTTTTAAATTAGTAAAAAATTTTGGACTTATCAATACTTTTCAAGATATACAAAATGAAAAAGCAATTTGTGATGAGCAAACCTTTTTGTATGTTAATACACAAATTATCAAACAAAGTGAGGAAAGTTCGGGCTTAAACATGGCAAATGAAAAAACATTAAGGCTTAATTATGTAGATTTAATAGGAATTTTGCTTTTAGAAAATGATAGCGACAAAAGAATAGAATACAAAAATCATCTTATAAATACCCATGAACTTTTAATACCACCTATAGCATTTTATAAAGAATTAGCACTAGAATATCATGAACTAGTAAAACTTGACACACAAACATTTTTACAAAGTCAAAATCATAATCTTTTGCGTTTTTTAAATCACAAAGGCTTAAAAAATGAATATGAAATTTTTATCCATGAAAACAATCAACTTTATGGAGCTAGTTTAAGGATAAAAGAAAGATTAAGCTATAAGCTTGGAGAAGCTATCATGAAAAATAGTAAAAGTTATCTAGGATATTTTAAAATACCTTTTGAATTAAGAAAAGTCAAAAAAGAGCATTTTAAAAATCAAAAAGATCAAAAAAATTTACCACCGCTAAAAGCTTATGCAGACTATAAGCACGCTCAAATAGCCAAAACACACTTACCTTATCTTTTAGGCAATGCTCTTTTGCAAGCTTCAAAGACTCCTTTTAAATTAGGTTATCTCACCCTGCCTTTTAAACTTAAAAAAATTGCAAAAAATTATAAAAAGAAGTTTTAA
- a CDS encoding DUF829 domain-containing protein has protein sequence MDKLCQKRDVFYIAGYDPRGYRHYYAMFKKNLAEQNTLLNYDYTLSKAQVNTYPFWQIQTMHTNTTYTFLNWNDIVKKNWSEGIKDALSDCYSFFRIYTITGLFLKFGKESPHQLITGYYPFFYVLLSLIFTLFCAFGSLFYLQNFHIVLGTLAFILSLVFLPKMFYKLGKKLAVFWIARICSFCANWEKNSQGELELRMDDFARVIFEKLKENTNDKNYELILSAHSVGTVLCINVLAKVLRKCEKENISFENLKVLTLGECIPLVSYQKRSFEFRKDLEYLGSKNLIWYDFTSIIDGACFAQVDFIRTSGVKAQFNPKYLSAKFHTLYKSKDYKKIKKDKYKAHFLYLFATQIQGVYNFFEFIIGKNRLEEKIK, from the coding sequence ATGGATAAATTGTGTCAAAAAAGAGATGTTTTTTATATAGCTGGTTATGATCCTAGGGGATATAGGCATTATTATGCTATGTTTAAAAAAAATTTAGCCGAGCAAAATACACTTTTAAATTATGATTATACTTTATCAAAAGCTCAAGTTAACACTTATCCTTTTTGGCAAATTCAAACTATGCATACAAACACCACTTATACTTTTTTAAATTGGAATGATATAGTTAAAAAAAACTGGTCAGAGGGTATAAAAGATGCATTGAGTGATTGCTATAGTTTTTTTAGAATTTATACTATCACAGGACTTTTTTTAAAATTTGGTAAAGAATCCCCACATCAGCTCATTACAGGCTATTATCCATTTTTTTATGTACTTTTGAGTTTGATTTTTACTTTATTTTGTGCTTTTGGAAGCTTATTTTATTTGCAAAATTTTCATATTGTTTTAGGAACTTTAGCTTTTATTTTATCTTTAGTATTTTTACCAAAAATGTTTTATAAATTAGGCAAGAAATTAGCTGTTTTTTGGATAGCTAGAATTTGTTCTTTTTGTGCAAACTGGGAGAAAAATTCTCAGGGCGAGCTTGAATTAAGAATGGATGATTTTGCTAGGGTTATTTTTGAAAAACTAAAAGAAAATACAAATGATAAAAATTATGAGCTCATCTTAAGCGCACATAGCGTAGGAACAGTACTTTGTATAAATGTTTTAGCAAAAGTGCTTAGAAAATGTGAAAAAGAAAATATATCTTTTGAAAATTTAAAGGTTTTAACTTTGGGTGAATGCATACCTTTAGTAAGCTATCAAAAAAGATCTTTTGAGTTTAGAAAAGACTTAGAGTATTTAGGAAGTAAAAATTTAATATGGTATGATTTTACTTCTATTATTGATGGAGCTTGTTTTGCACAAGTTGATTTCATACGCACAAGTGGAGTAAAAGCACAATTTAATCCAAAATACCTTTCAGCTAAATTTCATACCTTATATAAAAGTAAAGATTATAAAAAAATCAAAAAAGACAAATATAAAGCACATTTTTTATATTTATTTGCCACACAAATTCAAGGGGTATATAACTTTTTTGAATTTATCATAGGTAAAAATAGATTAGAAGAAAAAATCAAATAG
- a CDS encoding cytochrome P450 has protein sequence MGQCPFHPKPYKNKASTLTTFLLKRRSWLDGLYERSYKMMMGRVKMPGFDLYVVNDPKEVRRIMVDEVREYPKSQLLHELLEPLLGISIFTTNDRVWEKQRELLRPSFEMTRISKVFNLMSEAASDMMARFAKYEDKAIVEVDEAMTFVTADVIFRTIMSSKLDEQKGKLVLDAFVTVQEETVKTAMRRMFRFPTWLSNLLGERKRLKAGGVIRKVLSDIIKPRYDNATNDQGKYEDILSSLLMVVDADTNERFSFNEILDQVAMLFLAGHETTASSLTWTLYILSISPNEQQKAYEEIMQVAGDEEFKIEHIRAMKYLTNVFKESLRLYPPVGFFAREARNESKMRDKLIKKGSGVVVAPWLIHRHDSFWENPHEFDPSRHEDKSKIKKDTYMPFGMGERVCIGQGFAMQEAVLILANILRTYKLELEENFVPDIVGRLTIRSANGMNIRFIKRQK, from the coding sequence ATGGGTCAGTGTCCTTTTCATCCAAAGCCTTATAAAAATAAAGCTTCTACATTAACTACTTTTTTACTAAAAAGAAGATCATGGCTTGATGGACTTTATGAGCGAAGTTATAAGATGATGATGGGTAGAGTAAAAATGCCCGGATTTGATCTATATGTGGTAAATGATCCAAAAGAAGTTAGACGCATTATGGTAGATGAGGTTAGAGAATACCCAAAAAGCCAACTTTTACACGAGCTTTTAGAGCCACTTTTAGGTATAAGCATTTTTACAACTAATGATAGAGTATGGGAAAAGCAAAGAGAGCTTTTAAGACCTTCTTTTGAAATGACAAGGATTTCTAAGGTTTTTAATTTAATGAGTGAAGCAGCTTCGGATATGATGGCAAGATTTGCAAAGTATGAAGATAAAGCGATTGTAGAAGTAGATGAAGCTATGACTTTTGTAACTGCAGATGTGATTTTTAGAACTATCATGTCATCAAAACTTGATGAGCAAAAAGGTAAACTTGTTTTAGATGCTTTTGTAACTGTGCAAGAAGAAACAGTTAAAACAGCTATGCGAAGAATGTTTCGTTTCCCAACTTGGCTGTCAAATCTTTTAGGTGAGAGAAAAAGACTTAAAGCAGGTGGAGTTATACGCAAGGTTTTATCAGATATTATAAAGCCAAGATATGATAATGCTACAAATGATCAAGGAAAATATGAAGATATTTTATCATCATTGCTTATGGTAGTAGATGCAGATACTAATGAGAGATTTTCTTTTAATGAAATTTTAGATCAAGTTGCCATGCTTTTCTTAGCAGGACATGAAACTACTGCAAGCTCGCTAACTTGGACACTATATATTTTAAGTATTTCTCCAAATGAGCAACAAAAAGCTTATGAAGAAATCATGCAAGTTGCGGGTGATGAGGAGTTTAAAATAGAGCATATTAGAGCGATGAAATATCTTACCAATGTGTTTAAAGAAAGTTTAAGACTTTATCCACCGGTTGGTTTTTTTGCTAGAGAAGCAAGAAATGAAAGTAAAATGAGAGATAAGCTTATCAAAAAAGGTTCAGGCGTAGTTGTAGCTCCATGGCTTATCCATAGACATGATAGTTTTTGGGAAAATCCACATGAGTTTGATCCAAGTCGCCATGAAGATAAAAGCAAGATTAAAAAAGACACTTACATGCCTTTTGGTATGGGAGAGCGTGTGTGTATAGGGCAGGGCTTTGCCATGCAAGAGGCTGTTTTGATTTTAGCTAATATTTTAAGGACTTATAAGTTAGAATTAGAAGAAAATTTTGTGCCTGATATTGTAGGAAGATTAACTATAAGATCAGCAAATGGTATGAATATAAGATTTATAAAAAGGCAAAAATGA
- a CDS encoding membrane protein — translation MKEKLAGTILLCAIVPLAVISYLFIVIVGTFGNPARVRQGVRALDHFVNATLFNGYAWESLSSHAWRERDKRWAKIVIKITDFFDKNHCQKANKREQPIVDLVLERKLTEQTVGKQL, via the coding sequence ATGAAAGAAAAATTAGCAGGAACTATACTACTTTGTGCTATTGTTCCTTTAGCGGTGATTAGTTATCTTTTTATTGTTATAGTGGGTACTTTTGGTAATCCTGCTAGGGTAAGACAAGGCGTGAGAGCACTTGATCATTTTGTCAATGCAACTTTGTTTAATGGTTATGCTTGGGAGTCTTTATCATCTCATGCTTGGAGAGAGCGCGATAAAAGATGGGCTAAAATAGTTATTAAAATCACAGATTTTTTTGATAAAAATCATTGCCAAAAGGCAAATAAAAGAGAACAACCTATAGTAGATTTGGTTTTAGAAAGAAAGCTTACCGAACAAACTGTCGGTAAGCAGCTTTAA